One Tessaracoccus lacteus DNA window includes the following coding sequences:
- a CDS encoding DUF4245 domain-containing protein, which yields MAGPNKNARTRDMVISMAVIVIPVLLIMWIFTMPADEGAERVDVAATLAVAQEQSPYPLLVADGLEEDWIPTRVAWALSGQPWITSEPAVGDSWQVGYLSPDDVYYGVQQRDESRAEFIGTTTREGSLVGEQVEIAGLTWERYESKDERTRSLVSTDGDVTSIVSADTDFVSLEAFAAMLVEVASTAD from the coding sequence ATGGCAGGACCCAACAAGAACGCCCGCACACGCGACATGGTCATCTCGATGGCGGTCATCGTCATCCCGGTCCTGCTGATCATGTGGATCTTCACCATGCCCGCGGACGAGGGGGCTGAGCGGGTCGACGTGGCCGCCACCCTTGCCGTCGCGCAGGAGCAGTCGCCGTATCCGCTGCTGGTGGCGGACGGGCTCGAGGAGGACTGGATCCCGACCCGCGTCGCGTGGGCGCTCTCCGGTCAGCCGTGGATCACATCCGAGCCGGCGGTCGGCGACTCGTGGCAGGTGGGCTACCTATCGCCAGACGATGTGTACTACGGCGTCCAGCAGCGCGACGAGTCGCGTGCGGAGTTCATCGGCACCACGACCCGGGAGGGATCCCTGGTGGGTGAGCAGGTCGAGATCGCCGGGCTGACCTGGGAGCGCTACGAGAGCAAGGACGAGCGGACCCGCAGCCTGGTGTCGACCGATGGGGACGTGACGTCGATCGTCAGCGCCGACACGGACTTCGTCTCGCTAGAGGCCTTCGCGGCGATGCTGGTCGAGGTCGCGTCGACCGCGGACTAG
- a CDS encoding isoprenyl transferase, which yields MSWYASLANRWWPPRWLYATYERSVLGHLDRSALPRHVAVLADGNRRWARMNAPGQPLVAGYRAGAERLEEFVEWCDDADLQVITLWVLSTENLQRSQADELGDLLGVIEQLVADLAATKRWRVRAVGALELLPDDMASSLQTSSDSTAGVDGMQVNVAVAYGGRMELRDAVRSLLLEKAAEGKTLEEVAVTVDIDEISQHLYTKGQPDPDLIIRTSGEQRLSGFLLWQSAHSEFYFCEALWPDFRRVDFVRALRSYTQRERRFGK from the coding sequence ATGTCCTGGTATGCGAGCCTCGCGAACCGGTGGTGGCCGCCGCGATGGCTGTACGCCACCTACGAACGAAGCGTGCTCGGGCACCTCGACCGTAGTGCGCTCCCGCGCCACGTCGCCGTGCTCGCCGACGGCAATCGTCGGTGGGCCCGCATGAACGCCCCCGGCCAGCCGCTGGTCGCGGGCTACCGGGCCGGCGCGGAGCGGCTCGAGGAGTTCGTCGAGTGGTGCGACGACGCCGATCTGCAGGTCATCACCTTATGGGTGTTGAGCACCGAGAACCTGCAGCGCTCCCAGGCGGACGAGCTGGGCGACCTCCTCGGCGTCATCGAGCAGCTTGTGGCGGACCTCGCGGCCACGAAGCGGTGGCGGGTACGCGCCGTCGGGGCGCTCGAGCTGCTGCCCGACGATATGGCCTCCTCGCTGCAGACCTCGTCGGACTCGACGGCGGGCGTCGACGGGATGCAGGTCAACGTTGCGGTGGCCTACGGAGGTCGCATGGAGTTGCGCGACGCCGTCCGCTCGCTGCTGCTGGAGAAGGCGGCCGAGGGCAAGACGCTCGAGGAGGTCGCGGTCACGGTCGACATCGACGAGATCTCGCAGCACCTCTATACCAAGGGCCAGCCCGATCCGGATCTGATCATCCGAACCTCCGGCGAGCAGCGGCTGTCCGGGTTCCTGCTGTGGCAGTCGGCGCACAGCGAGTTCTACTTCTGCGAGGCGCTGTGGCCGGACTTCCGGCGCGTCGACTTTGTGCGCGCCCTGCGCTCCTACACGCAGCGCGAGCGTCGCTTCGGCAAGTGA
- the trhA gene encoding PAQR family membrane homeostasis protein TrhA: protein MDITLPSLPAKPKLRGWLHLGMAPLVFITGLVFTIFAPTLDARIGCGVYTLAAVQLFGTSAVYHRGNWSVRALGILRRVDHSNIFIFIAGTYTPLALTMLTGPSRWSLLILIWSIALLGVAFRIVWLSAPRWLYTMLYVAMGWAALGWLHQFWAAGGPAVVVLLLAGGLVYSLGAVAYATKRPALSPTWFGFHEVFHSCTIVAAVLHAVAIGLAVFG from the coding sequence ATGGACATCACCCTCCCTAGCCTGCCGGCCAAGCCGAAGCTGCGTGGCTGGCTGCACCTCGGCATGGCCCCGCTGGTCTTCATCACGGGGCTGGTCTTCACCATCTTCGCGCCCACGCTCGACGCCAGGATCGGCTGCGGCGTCTACACACTGGCCGCCGTCCAGCTGTTCGGCACCAGCGCCGTCTACCACCGCGGCAACTGGTCGGTCCGCGCGCTCGGCATCTTACGACGCGTCGACCACTCGAACATCTTCATCTTCATCGCGGGTACCTACACGCCGCTCGCCCTGACGATGCTGACCGGCCCGTCGCGCTGGAGCCTGCTCATCCTGATCTGGTCCATCGCGCTGCTCGGCGTCGCGTTCCGCATCGTCTGGCTCAGCGCCCCACGCTGGCTCTACACCATGCTGTACGTCGCGATGGGGTGGGCGGCGCTGGGTTGGTTGCATCAGTTCTGGGCAGCGGGCGGCCCGGCCGTCGTCGTTCTGCTGCTGGCGGGCGGGCTCGTATACTCCCTGGGCGCCGTCGCGTACGCCACCAAGAGACCGGCCCTGTCCCCGACCTGGTTCGGGTTCCACGAGGTCTTCCACTCCTGCACCATCGTCGCCGCCGTCCTCCACGCCGTGGCGATCGGGCTGGCAGTCTTCGGCTGA
- a CDS encoding MarR family winged helix-turn-helix transcriptional regulator: MINGLGFELHRLVWTIEMKANALLQPYGLTYTQFRILRTIATKGPIAGKDLASALLVTPSSMSKSVSRLTAAGYVEDTQPAGVGNIQRLELTDEGRDILEPLAEALDDTLEDVCRVVGLDPATIGASMASMVKEIRRRG, encoded by the coding sequence ATGATCAACGGCCTTGGATTCGAACTGCACCGCCTCGTCTGGACCATCGAGATGAAGGCGAACGCGCTGCTCCAGCCGTACGGTCTGACGTACACCCAGTTCCGGATCCTCCGGACGATCGCGACGAAGGGGCCCATCGCCGGCAAAGACCTCGCCAGCGCGCTGCTGGTGACGCCGTCGTCGATGTCGAAGTCCGTCAGCCGCCTCACCGCTGCGGGCTACGTCGAGGACACCCAGCCGGCAGGTGTGGGCAACATCCAGCGTCTCGAGCTGACCGACGAGGGCCGTGACATCCTGGAGCCCCTCGCGGAGGCCCTCGACGACACGCTGGAGGACGTGTGCCGCGTCGTCGGCCTCGACCCGGCGACGATCGGCGCCTCGATGGCGAGCATGGTCAAGGAGATCCGCCGCCGCGGCTGA
- a CDS encoding PhoH family protein has product MLRFAEHNVVLPIVVITELEAKRHHPELGFFARSALRLLDDLRVEHGRLDTPLPINDQGGNLRVELNHSDQSSLPVGFRLGDNDTRILAVALNYANEGHDVVLVSKDVPLRVKAAAVGLAAEEYRNELPAHAGYTGMAEVDVAADDVEALYSGETVTLDQQITVNSGVVLRAPASSALGRRHADGTVHAIRQDREVFGLRGRSAEQRVALDVLMDDSVGIVSLGGRAGTGKSALALCAGLEATLEQHKYTKVMVFRPLYPVGGQDLGFLPGSADEKMMPWGEAVFDTLSAVTNKYVIDELVAQDMIEVLPLTHIRGRSLHDAFVIVDEAQSLERNVLLTVLSRIGQNSRVVLTHDVAQRDNLRVGRHDGIVAVIEKLKGNPLFAHVTLTRSERSPIAALVTDLLEEV; this is encoded by the coding sequence ATGCTCCGCTTTGCCGAGCACAACGTGGTGCTGCCAATCGTGGTGATCACGGAGCTGGAGGCCAAGCGGCACCACCCGGAGCTGGGCTTCTTCGCCCGGTCGGCGCTGCGCCTGCTCGACGACCTGCGCGTCGAGCACGGGAGGCTCGACACCCCGCTCCCCATCAACGACCAGGGCGGCAACCTGCGGGTGGAGCTCAACCACAGCGACCAGTCCTCGCTCCCCGTCGGCTTCCGGCTCGGTGACAACGACACCCGCATCCTCGCCGTCGCGCTCAACTATGCGAACGAGGGACACGACGTCGTGCTCGTCTCGAAGGACGTGCCGCTGCGCGTCAAGGCCGCCGCCGTCGGACTCGCCGCCGAGGAGTACCGCAACGAGCTCCCCGCCCACGCGGGCTACACGGGCATGGCCGAGGTGGACGTCGCCGCCGACGATGTGGAAGCCCTCTACTCGGGCGAGACCGTCACGCTCGACCAGCAGATCACCGTCAACTCCGGGGTCGTGCTCCGCGCCCCCGCCTCCAGCGCACTCGGCCGCCGGCACGCCGACGGCACGGTCCACGCCATCCGCCAGGATCGCGAGGTCTTCGGGCTGCGGGGCCGCTCAGCCGAGCAGCGCGTGGCGCTCGACGTCCTGATGGACGACTCAGTCGGCATCGTCTCGCTCGGCGGCCGCGCGGGCACCGGCAAGTCTGCGCTCGCGCTGTGCGCCGGCCTAGAGGCCACGCTCGAGCAGCACAAGTACACCAAGGTGATGGTGTTCCGCCCGCTCTACCCCGTCGGCGGCCAGGACCTCGGCTTCCTGCCCGGCAGCGCGGACGAGAAGATGATGCCGTGGGGCGAGGCGGTCTTCGACACGTTGTCGGCCGTGACCAACAAGTACGTCATCGATGAGTTGGTCGCCCAGGACATGATCGAGGTGCTCCCGCTGACTCACATCCGCGGGCGCTCGCTGCACGACGCGTTCGTGATCGTCGACGAGGCCCAGTCGCTCGAGCGCAACGTGCTGCTGACGGTGCTCTCCCGGATCGGGCAGAACTCGCGCGTCGTCCTGACGCACGACGTCGCCCAGCGCGACAACCTTCGCGTCGGCCGGCATGACGGCATCGTCGCCGTGATCGAGAAGCTGAAGGGCAACCCGCTGTTCGCGCACGTCACGCTCACGAGGTCCGAGCGCTCCCCCATCGCGGCACTTGTCACCGACCTGCTCGAGGAGGTCTGA
- a CDS encoding thioredoxin domain-containing protein — MTNRLSASTSDYLRQHASQAIDWWEWSDEALASAVELDRPILLSVGYASCHWCHVMSAESFDDYAIAQYINENYVAIKVDRQQRPDLDAVFMTATQAMNNGAGGWPMTAFLTPDGRPFFTGTYFPPTASDGLPAFRDVLEALAGAWATQRDSLAETADAVVAAITSSATAHAEQAPDLRVAVDSVEATFDLIHGGFGTSPKFPAPTLLDALLVKGDPRTLELAQRTLEHMARGGIYDQVGGGFHRYAVDAGWVVPHFEKMLYDNALLLGTYVRGWRRTADHDSGLRALLERTAYGIVEWLEREMVSEEGAFIAGLDADSCDIRGAVHEGIFYLWNPELLDDALGKELGDWAATAFHVTAGGTFDDGLSTLQLRGRPDFAKLQQVTETLLAERETRFRPAADQLVVSAWNGWAISSLVQGALVFNEPGWLELALRAAEHLVAVHLVDGDLRRSSHEGVADSTLGGAEDFGAVAEAFAGLASATGDPQWLRRAEALVDRAVEIFSHPDGGFYDAVDTGLFDRPRSLTDNVTPSGTSALIAALRSVALLAERPDLAARADVAARTTWAVVAETPRFAGAALADLFITDEARRGLKPAVAVVVSADPFAELARASWRLVPAGSAVLTAAEGTAGFGTHLEGRVDGLVYVCRGTVCFDPVDDYNELKTPLWSRV, encoded by the coding sequence ATGACCAATCGCCTCAGCGCCTCCACCAGCGACTACCTTCGCCAGCACGCGAGCCAGGCCATCGACTGGTGGGAGTGGTCTGACGAGGCGCTCGCCAGCGCCGTCGAGCTGGACCGTCCGATCCTGCTCAGCGTCGGCTACGCGTCGTGCCACTGGTGCCACGTGATGAGCGCCGAGTCCTTCGACGACTACGCGATCGCGCAGTACATCAACGAGAACTACGTGGCCATCAAGGTCGACCGTCAGCAGCGCCCCGACCTGGACGCGGTGTTCATGACGGCAACGCAGGCGATGAACAACGGCGCCGGCGGCTGGCCCATGACCGCCTTCCTCACGCCCGACGGCCGCCCGTTCTTCACCGGCACCTACTTCCCGCCGACCGCCTCCGACGGCCTGCCGGCGTTCCGCGATGTGCTGGAGGCGCTGGCTGGCGCCTGGGCGACCCAGCGCGACTCTCTGGCAGAGACGGCCGACGCCGTCGTGGCTGCCATCACCTCCAGCGCGACCGCCCACGCCGAGCAGGCCCCCGACCTGCGCGTCGCCGTCGACTCTGTCGAGGCGACCTTCGACCTCATCCACGGCGGGTTCGGCACCTCGCCGAAGTTCCCCGCGCCGACGCTGCTCGACGCGCTGCTCGTCAAGGGCGACCCCCGCACGCTCGAGCTGGCCCAGCGGACGCTGGAGCACATGGCCCGCGGCGGGATCTACGACCAGGTTGGCGGAGGGTTCCACCGCTACGCCGTCGACGCCGGCTGGGTGGTGCCGCACTTCGAGAAGATGCTCTACGACAACGCCCTCCTGCTCGGCACCTACGTGCGTGGCTGGCGTCGCACGGCCGACCACGACTCCGGCCTGCGGGCGCTTCTCGAGCGCACCGCCTACGGCATCGTCGAGTGGCTGGAGCGCGAGATGGTCAGCGAGGAGGGCGCCTTCATCGCAGGCCTCGACGCCGACTCGTGCGACATCCGCGGCGCCGTGCACGAGGGCATCTTCTACCTGTGGAACCCCGAGCTGCTCGACGACGCGCTCGGCAAAGAGCTCGGCGACTGGGCCGCCACGGCCTTCCACGTGACCGCCGGCGGCACGTTCGACGACGGCCTGTCGACGCTGCAGCTGCGCGGCCGTCCCGACTTCGCCAAGCTGCAGCAGGTCACCGAGACCCTGCTCGCCGAGCGCGAGACCCGCTTCCGCCCCGCCGCCGACCAGCTCGTCGTCTCCGCCTGGAACGGCTGGGCGATCAGCTCGCTCGTGCAGGGCGCCCTGGTCTTCAACGAGCCCGGCTGGCTCGAGCTTGCGCTGCGCGCCGCCGAGCACCTCGTCGCGGTCCACCTCGTCGACGGCGACCTGCGCCGCTCGTCGCACGAGGGCGTCGCCGACTCGACCCTGGGTGGAGCCGAGGACTTCGGGGCCGTCGCAGAGGCCTTCGCCGGGCTCGCGTCCGCCACGGGGGACCCGCAGTGGCTGCGCCGCGCCGAGGCCCTCGTCGACCGCGCCGTCGAGATCTTCTCTCACCCCGACGGCGGGTTCTACGACGCCGTCGACACCGGACTGTTCGACCGCCCGCGCTCGCTCACGGACAACGTCACACCGTCGGGCACGTCCGCACTCATCGCTGCGCTGCGGTCGGTCGCGCTGCTGGCGGAGCGCCCGGACCTCGCGGCCCGCGCCGACGTGGCGGCCCGCACCACGTGGGCTGTCGTCGCCGAGACGCCGCGCTTCGCCGGTGCGGCGCTGGCCGACCTGTTCATCACCGACGAGGCCCGCCGCGGGCTGAAGCCGGCCGTCGCGGTCGTCGTCTCCGCCGACCCGTTCGCCGAGCTGGCGCGCGCGTCGTGGCGGCTGGTGCCCGCGGGGTCGGCCGTCCTGACGGCCGCTGAGGGCACCGCGGGCTTCGGCACACACCTGGAGGGCCGCGTCGACGGCCTCGTCTACGTGTGCCGCGGCACGGTCTGCTTCGACCCCGTCGACGACTACAACGAACTCAAAACCCCGCTCTGGTCACGCGTCTGA
- a CDS encoding rhomboid family intramembrane serine protease, which produces MSYSRAYDLPDSRAKQRPTIRQAILVVGGLLAVMWVLEGIDSVALNALDSYGIEPRKLSDLPNILWSPFLHFGWAHLISNSVPFLVLGVLTYLSGRANFWAVSFIATVASGLTAWFLSPVGSITAGASGVIFGYLTYLLARGFFARSIVQIMIAVIVFVAYGSVLLGVIPGAEGISWQAHLGGAVGGVVAAWWLHGRERRRR; this is translated from the coding sequence ATGAGCTACAGCCGTGCGTACGATCTGCCGGACTCCCGCGCGAAGCAGCGCCCGACGATCAGGCAGGCGATCCTGGTCGTCGGAGGGCTGCTGGCCGTCATGTGGGTCCTCGAGGGGATCGACTCTGTCGCGCTCAACGCACTCGACTCCTACGGAATCGAGCCGCGCAAGCTCTCCGACCTGCCCAACATCCTGTGGTCCCCCTTCCTGCACTTCGGCTGGGCGCACCTGATCTCGAACTCGGTGCCGTTCCTGGTGCTCGGAGTCCTGACATATCTGTCAGGACGGGCGAACTTCTGGGCCGTCTCGTTCATCGCGACGGTGGCATCCGGCCTGACGGCGTGGTTCCTGTCCCCCGTGGGGTCCATCACCGCCGGCGCGTCGGGCGTCATCTTCGGCTACCTGACGTACCTGCTTGCCAGAGGCTTCTTCGCACGCAGCATCGTGCAGATCATGATCGCCGTGATCGTGTTCGTCGCCTACGGCAGCGTGCTGCTCGGCGTGATCCCCGGCGCCGAGGGCATCAGCTGGCAGGCGCACCTCGGCGGCGCCGTCGGCGGCGTCGTGGCCGCCTGGTGGTTGCACGGCCGGGAGCGGCGTCGCCGCTAG